A window of Chitinophaga sp. MM2321 contains these coding sequences:
- a CDS encoding redoxin family protein yields the protein MLKSALYLTCTVLFTTFQSIGETPLEPGAAIPKPETRWLDISGKEISLNTAKGGNGLLVIFAGNRCPYMLRNQERLHRICTFARKNNIGVVLVNSNEASRAEGESLTAMKDYAAEQQYAWYYIIDKNAALADAFDASHTPESYLFDKNSRLVYKGALDDSPGNANAVKTQLLQNAMNEMLAGKAPAINSSNSLGCNIKRRR from the coding sequence ATGCTCAAGTCCGCGCTCTATTTAACCTGTACCGTATTATTCACCACCTTTCAATCTATAGGAGAAACACCGCTGGAGCCGGGTGCTGCTATACCCAAACCGGAGACCCGCTGGCTGGATATTTCCGGAAAGGAAATTTCACTCAACACCGCAAAAGGTGGTAATGGTCTGCTGGTCATATTTGCCGGCAACCGTTGCCCGTACATGCTCCGCAACCAGGAAAGGTTACACCGCATCTGTACTTTTGCCCGCAAAAATAATATTGGGGTGGTGCTGGTCAATTCAAATGAAGCCAGCCGCGCAGAAGGAGAATCATTGACTGCCATGAAAGACTATGCAGCCGAACAGCAATACGCCTGGTATTATATTATAGATAAAAATGCAGCACTGGCAGATGCTTTTGATGCCAGCCATACACCGGAATCTTATCTCTTTGATAAAAACAGCCGCCTCGTATATAAAGGTGCATTGGACGATAGCCCCGGTAATGCCAACGCTGTTAAAACACAGCTGCTGCAAAATGCCATGAACGAAATGCTGGCAGGCAAAGCCCCGGCTATAAATAGTTCCAATAGCCTGGGGTGTAATATTAAGAGAAGACGATAA
- a CDS encoding LptE family protein, which translates to MITTIKAFITIAFFALLSGCSVKYSTTGASIEQGAKTVNVRFIENRAPINNPTLSQQLTQKLRDKIQSQTSLTQVNENEAKADYELKGNITGYSFSNAAVTNVDQAATSRLNVTVNITMIKRIGDKKGFSQSFTRSADFSASQLPSTVENNLLQSTIIPGIVDDVFNRSFANW; encoded by the coding sequence ATGATCACTACTATCAAAGCATTCATCACCATTGCCTTCTTTGCACTCCTGAGTGGTTGCAGTGTAAAATATTCCACTACCGGCGCCAGTATTGAACAGGGTGCCAAAACGGTAAATGTGCGTTTCATTGAAAACAGGGCGCCTATCAATAACCCGACTTTAAGCCAGCAACTGACACAAAAGCTGCGCGATAAGATCCAGTCGCAAACCAGTCTTACCCAGGTAAACGAAAACGAGGCGAAAGCTGATTACGAATTAAAAGGCAACATTACCGGTTACTCTTTTTCCAATGCGGCGGTAACAAATGTTGACCAGGCTGCCACTTCCCGTTTGAATGTGACCGTAAATATTACCATGATCAAACGTATAGGTGATAAGAAAGGGTTCAGCCAGTCATTTACCCGCTCCGCAGACTTCTCTGCCAGCCAGCTTCCCAGCACCGTAGAAAATAACCTGCTGCAAAGCACTATTATCCCCGGCATTGTGGATGATGTGTTTAACCGCTCTTTTGCAAACTGGTAG
- the secG gene encoding preprotein translocase subunit SecG: protein MLLIFGILIILACILLGFFVLIQNPKGGGLSGSFGGIGNQVIGVRQTTDVLEKGTWIIAVVIAILCLTAPFFIGKSAKGPVSAPTAVEKASAGQPVPQQAPAQLPAPAPLPAPDKK, encoded by the coding sequence ATGTTATTAATTTTCGGTATCCTGATCATATTAGCCTGTATTTTGTTAGGCTTCTTCGTGCTGATCCAGAACCCTAAAGGAGGCGGTTTATCCGGTTCATTTGGCGGGATAGGCAATCAGGTGATTGGGGTGCGTCAAACAACGGATGTTCTGGAAAAAGGTACCTGGATCATAGCTGTAGTTATTGCTATACTATGCCTGACCGCACCTTTCTTTATTGGTAAATCGGCTAAAGGACCAGTTTCTGCTCCTACCGCTGTAGAAAAAGCTTCAGCTGGTCAACCGGTTCCGCAGCAGGCACCTGCTCAGTTACCAGCACCTGCACCGCTGCCTGCACCTGATAAGAAATAA
- the miaB gene encoding tRNA (N6-isopentenyl adenosine(37)-C2)-methylthiotransferase MiaB, producing the protein MLDQVTKVHDESRQGEAFAPEAAGTQTYIKKFYIESYGCAMNFNDSEIVASILNQEGFGATRNVDEADLILLNTCSIREKAEQTVRKRLTEFRSRKKATPGLLVGVLGCMAERIKGKLLEEEKLVDLVVGPDAYRSLPALIAEAGTGQKSVNVLLSREETYGDISPVRLDNNGVTSFVSIMRGCNNMCSFCVVPFTRGRERSRDAYSIVREAEELFENGYREVTLLGQNVDSYYWTNDAGTETVTFAQLLERVALINPLLRVRFSTSHPKDITDEVLFTIAKHENVCNYIHLPVQSGSNRILQLMNRTYTREWYMKKVTRIREILPDCGLSTDVITGFCTETEEDHQETLNMMRFAHYDLAYMYFYSERPGTLAERRYQDDVPEDVKKRRLAEVVELHRSNAEAGMKKDVGKTFRVLVEGTSKRSAEQLFGRNDQNKVIVFPKEQFKKGDYVMVKIESCTSGTLIGKAIA; encoded by the coding sequence ATGCTGGACCAGGTTACCAAAGTGCATGATGAAAGTCGCCAGGGAGAAGCTTTTGCTCCCGAAGCTGCTGGCACCCAAACATATATAAAAAAGTTTTACATTGAAAGTTATGGCTGCGCCATGAATTTCAATGATAGTGAAATTGTTGCCTCCATCCTTAACCAGGAAGGATTTGGCGCCACCCGTAATGTGGACGAAGCAGATCTTATTCTCCTCAATACCTGCTCTATCCGTGAAAAGGCTGAGCAAACCGTGCGTAAACGTCTTACGGAATTCCGTAGCAGGAAAAAAGCGACGCCAGGATTGCTGGTAGGCGTATTGGGCTGTATGGCAGAACGTATTAAAGGCAAACTGCTGGAAGAAGAAAAGCTGGTAGACCTGGTAGTAGGTCCTGATGCCTATCGCAGCCTGCCTGCACTCATTGCAGAAGCCGGAACAGGGCAGAAATCAGTGAATGTGTTACTGAGCCGCGAAGAAACCTATGGTGATATCAGCCCGGTAAGACTGGACAACAACGGCGTTACCTCCTTTGTGTCCATCATGCGGGGTTGCAATAATATGTGTTCTTTTTGTGTGGTACCCTTTACCCGTGGCCGCGAACGCAGCCGCGACGCCTACTCCATTGTGCGGGAAGCCGAAGAACTTTTTGAAAACGGCTACCGCGAAGTAACCCTGCTGGGCCAGAACGTAGACTCCTACTACTGGACCAACGACGCAGGCACTGAAACAGTGACCTTCGCCCAGCTGCTGGAAAGGGTAGCACTGATCAATCCTTTGCTGCGCGTACGTTTCAGCACATCTCATCCGAAAGATATTACAGACGAAGTATTGTTTACCATCGCAAAACATGAAAACGTCTGCAACTATATTCACCTGCCCGTACAAAGCGGCAGTAACCGTATCCTTCAGCTGATGAACCGCACCTATACCCGCGAATGGTATATGAAGAAAGTAACACGCATCCGCGAAATACTGCCCGACTGCGGTTTATCTACCGACGTGATCACCGGCTTCTGCACAGAAACAGAAGAAGATCACCAGGAAACCCTGAACATGATGCGTTTTGCACATTACGACCTCGCCTACATGTACTTCTATTCAGAACGCCCCGGTACCCTGGCAGAACGCCGCTACCAGGACGATGTGCCGGAAGACGTCAAGAAAAGAAGACTGGCGGAAGTAGTGGAATTGCATCGCAGCAACGCGGAAGCCGGCATGAAAAAGGATGTAGGCAAAACCTTCCGCGTATTGGTGGAAGGCACCTCCAAACGCTCTGCTGAACAACTCTTTGGCCGCAACGATCAAAACAAAGTGATCGTATTCCCCAAAGAGCAGTTTAAAAAGGGCGATTATGTAATGGTGAAGATAGAAAGCTGTACCTCCGGTACACTGATAGGGAAAGCGATAGCGTAG
- a CDS encoding GDSL-type esterase/lipase family protein, with amino-acid sequence MIRKHHLLLLLCICVTVSVTAQTSLKQEDFITRYGNLDNALYHIKVDKKATVTFLGGSITNMNGWRGLVCKYLAATYPATAFTFNNAGIPSLGSLPHAFRFEKDVLEKGRTDLLFVEAAVNDRVNGTNEITQRRAMEGIVRHALAVNPQMNIVLMAFVDEDKMADYHAGKVPVEVQVHQEIAKKYHLPFINLAKEVTNRIDAGEFNWKDDFKDLHPSAFGQELYFKTIRQLLDVAFNKAAPKRLVAAKLPRPADAFNYKMGGYLDIHQAVNKKGFAVDESWQPSDKVGTREGFVHVPMLVSDGENASFELSFTGRTIGIGIVSGPDAGSINYTIDGGPQQKLDLHTQWSKSLYLPWYLILGDGLSTGNHVLHIQTGEPHGEAKNNVCRIVYFLVNG; translated from the coding sequence ATGATAAGAAAACACCACCTCCTGCTGTTATTGTGTATATGCGTTACCGTTAGTGTAACGGCACAAACGTCTTTGAAACAGGAAGATTTTATTACCCGCTACGGTAACCTGGATAATGCATTGTATCATATTAAAGTTGATAAAAAGGCCACTGTCACTTTTTTAGGGGGCTCTATCACCAATATGAACGGCTGGAGGGGCCTGGTATGCAAATATCTTGCGGCTACTTATCCGGCTACAGCGTTTACGTTTAATAATGCGGGGATCCCATCGTTAGGCAGTTTGCCGCATGCCTTCCGGTTTGAGAAAGACGTGTTGGAGAAAGGCAGGACCGATTTGCTGTTTGTGGAAGCAGCTGTAAACGACCGGGTAAACGGTACCAATGAAATAACGCAACGCCGCGCCATGGAAGGGATTGTAAGACATGCGCTGGCAGTCAACCCGCAAATGAATATTGTGCTGATGGCGTTTGTGGATGAAGATAAAATGGCCGACTATCACGCGGGCAAAGTGCCGGTAGAAGTACAGGTACACCAGGAGATCGCCAAAAAATATCATCTCCCCTTTATAAATCTTGCGAAAGAAGTAACCAACAGGATTGATGCCGGAGAATTTAACTGGAAAGATGATTTTAAAGACCTGCACCCTTCCGCATTCGGGCAGGAGCTGTATTTTAAAACGATCCGGCAGTTACTGGATGTTGCTTTCAACAAAGCGGCACCGAAACGTCTTGTAGCTGCAAAGCTGCCACGGCCGGCCGATGCATTCAATTATAAAATGGGTGGTTATCTTGATATACACCAGGCCGTAAATAAAAAAGGATTTGCTGTGGATGAATCGTGGCAGCCATCAGACAAGGTAGGCACAAGAGAAGGATTTGTGCACGTGCCTATGCTGGTATCAGACGGGGAGAACGCTTCATTTGAGCTATCGTTTACCGGCCGCACTATTGGCATCGGCATCGTTTCAGGACCAGACGCAGGATCTATCAACTATACCATTGATGGCGGACCTCAACAAAAGCTGGACCTGCATACGCAGTGGAGCAAGAGCCTTTACCTGCCCTGGTATTTAATTTTAGGTGATGGACTATCCACCGGAAACCACGTATTGCATATTCAGACAGGGGAGCCCCATGGCGAAGCAAAAAACAATGTGTGCCGGATCGTTTATTTCCTGGTGAATGGATAA
- a CDS encoding M14 family zinc carboxypeptidase, with the protein MRPYILLAFLLSGFLRMQAQVPTPEQFLGYTLGTQFTPHYKVVDYFKQVAATAKNVKLEQYGTTYEGRPLIMAIVASAENFSRLEEIRQHSLDLSNAKTPQPGKQPVIVWLSYNVHGNEAVSTEASMKTLYELVNNGNAQTQQWLKNTVIIIDPCLNPDGHERYVNFYNPVRSRKPDLNRYSREHNEPWPGGRPNHYYFDLNRDWAWQTQQESQQRVSKYNQWMPQIHVDFHEQEIEAPYYFAPAAEPFHDAITPWQRELQVMIGKNNARYFDQQGWLYFTKERFDLFYPSYGDTYPMYNGAIGMTYEQGGSGRAGVAVLKRDGDTLTLTDRIAHHYTTGMSTIEVASQQADRILQEYSRYFEAAKRNPQGGYKSYVVKAAGNTAKLNSLAELLRKNDIIFGFGANTTNASGFNYFTGKNENFTIDKEDLVINAYQPRSNMLRVLFEPTSRLSDSVTYDITAWAMPYAYGLPAYAVKQSLTPAADSPAVRNNTPLVAQQPYAYLATWNSVRDVKFLAALLQHKVKVRFTETPFTSGGKTFPAGTLIITRTGNTSKGPLFDNLVTREANRFHITLDAVSTGFVEKGTDFGSDKIRYIKSPNVVLVAGEDVSSLGVGEIWHFFEQQLDYPITVVDARNLDAISWDETDVLILPDGEYKLFSDKAATARLKDWISSGGKLIALEGAAAQVAGADLGIKLKKEEEKKDEEKEKENKPKDTKEKAEPPTTYDALKAYANRERESVKQFIPGAIYKVELDDTHPLAFGYPGTYYTLRQDSRLYEFIDSNGWNVGVLKKDNYLSGFVGTATRKLLKDGLIFGVKDIGNGEIVILADNPLFRSFWENGKLLFSNAVFLVGQ; encoded by the coding sequence ATGCGTCCATATATTTTACTGGCGTTCCTGTTGTCAGGCTTTCTCCGCATGCAGGCTCAGGTGCCCACACCGGAGCAGTTTCTGGGATATACATTGGGTACGCAGTTTACCCCGCATTACAAGGTGGTAGACTATTTCAAACAAGTGGCGGCAACAGCCAAAAATGTGAAGCTGGAGCAATACGGCACTACTTATGAAGGCCGTCCGCTGATCATGGCGATTGTGGCTTCGGCAGAGAATTTCAGCCGCCTGGAGGAGATTCGGCAACACAGCCTGGACCTGTCCAATGCGAAGACGCCGCAGCCAGGTAAGCAACCGGTGATCGTATGGCTGAGTTATAATGTGCATGGCAACGAAGCGGTATCTACAGAAGCATCCATGAAAACATTGTATGAACTGGTGAATAACGGTAACGCACAAACGCAGCAATGGCTCAAAAATACAGTGATCATCATTGATCCTTGTCTGAATCCCGACGGCCACGAACGGTATGTTAATTTCTACAATCCTGTCCGTAGCCGCAAACCTGATCTGAACCGGTATTCACGGGAGCACAATGAACCATGGCCGGGAGGCAGACCTAATCACTATTACTTCGATCTTAACCGCGACTGGGCCTGGCAAACGCAGCAGGAATCGCAGCAACGCGTCAGTAAATACAATCAGTGGATGCCCCAGATCCATGTGGATTTCCATGAACAGGAAATAGAAGCACCTTATTATTTTGCACCTGCCGCAGAACCTTTTCACGACGCTATCACACCATGGCAGCGTGAGTTGCAGGTGATGATCGGGAAGAATAACGCCCGCTATTTTGATCAGCAGGGATGGCTGTATTTCACCAAAGAACGTTTTGATCTTTTCTATCCCAGTTATGGTGATACCTATCCGATGTATAATGGCGCTATTGGCATGACCTATGAACAGGGCGGCAGTGGCAGGGCAGGTGTGGCCGTGCTGAAAAGGGATGGCGATACCCTCACGCTGACAGACCGCATTGCGCATCACTATACTACGGGCATGTCTACCATAGAGGTGGCCTCGCAGCAGGCAGACCGGATACTGCAGGAGTACAGCCGTTATTTTGAAGCGGCCAAACGTAATCCGCAGGGCGGCTACAAGTCGTACGTGGTAAAGGCTGCGGGTAATACTGCGAAATTGAATAGCCTCGCAGAGCTGCTGCGTAAAAATGATATTATCTTCGGCTTTGGCGCCAATACCACCAATGCCAGCGGTTTCAATTACTTCACGGGAAAGAATGAAAATTTTACGATTGATAAAGAAGACCTGGTGATCAATGCTTATCAACCCCGCTCCAATATGCTGCGGGTATTGTTTGAGCCTACATCCCGTTTATCCGACTCCGTTACCTATGATATTACAGCATGGGCCATGCCTTATGCATATGGCCTGCCTGCCTATGCGGTGAAGCAATCGCTTACACCGGCTGCGGACTCACCGGCGGTGCGTAATAATACACCCCTGGTAGCACAGCAGCCGTATGCCTACCTGGCTACCTGGAACAGTGTGCGCGATGTAAAGTTCCTGGCCGCATTGCTGCAACATAAAGTGAAGGTGCGTTTTACCGAAACACCTTTTACATCCGGTGGCAAAACATTTCCGGCGGGAACGCTGATCATTACCCGTACGGGCAATACCAGCAAGGGGCCACTGTTTGACAACCTGGTCACCAGGGAGGCGAACCGCTTTCACATTACGCTGGATGCAGTGTCTACAGGTTTTGTAGAGAAAGGGACCGACTTCGGTTCTGATAAAATAAGATATATCAAATCGCCTAACGTAGTACTGGTAGCAGGAGAGGATGTATCCTCCCTGGGTGTTGGTGAGATCTGGCATTTCTTTGAACAGCAACTTGATTATCCTATAACGGTGGTGGATGCACGAAATTTGGATGCCATCAGCTGGGATGAAACGGATGTACTTATTTTACCTGACGGAGAATACAAGTTATTCAGCGATAAGGCTGCCACAGCGCGTTTGAAAGACTGGATCAGCAGTGGTGGAAAACTGATTGCCCTGGAAGGCGCCGCTGCCCAGGTAGCAGGCGCCGATCTGGGTATTAAACTGAAGAAAGAAGAAGAGAAGAAGGATGAAGAGAAAGAAAAAGAAAATAAGCCGAAGGATACAAAAGAGAAAGCGGAACCACCCACTACTTATGATGCGTTGAAAGCCTACGCCAACCGCGAGCGGGAAAGTGTGAAACAGTTTATTCCCGGCGCTATCTACAAAGTAGAGCTGGATGATACACATCCGCTGGCATTCGGTTATCCCGGCACCTACTACACCTTAAGACAGGATAGCCGCCTGTATGAATTTATTGACAGCAATGGCTGGAATGTGGGTGTGCTGAAGAAAGATAATTACCTCAGCGGATTTGTAGGCACGGCTACACGAAAACTACTGAAAGACGGATTAATATTCGGCGTGAAAGATATCGGTAATGGCGAAATCGTAATCCTGGCAGACAACCCGTTATTCCGGAGCTTCTGGGAAAATGGCAAACTGTTGTTTAGTAATGCTGTTTTCCTTGTAGGACAATAA
- a CDS encoding YihY/virulence factor BrkB family protein codes for MVFKPENIIFRSRPYKWLVNRSKTLILPGFEGLPLYDVLKYFGQETKSRGLGDRARAISFNFLLAIPPFFIFLFTLVPYVPVKNIEPTLYDLAQDLTPNYNTYMIVREMIHDFLYTHRNGLLSVAFLMGFFYSSNGVMGILRSFSKIEGAGFRKRKWWQNRLIALELTAILVLLLLITVALVIAQGATLRWLFTLIGIKSELLRNVIDIARWILIIMLFFSINSVLYRIGAATTKKWKFVTAGAAVATICMILVTLGFSYFVNNFGNYNKIYGSIGTILILMLWVFFNSYILLIGFELNASIRALSDARQEREKEAVLHPEDLS; via the coding sequence TTGGTCTTTAAACCCGAAAACATCATCTTTCGTTCACGCCCTTACAAATGGCTGGTCAACCGCAGCAAAACGCTGATCCTGCCAGGATTTGAAGGATTGCCGTTGTATGATGTACTTAAATATTTCGGGCAGGAAACCAAAAGCCGGGGCTTAGGCGACCGCGCCCGGGCCATCTCGTTTAATTTTCTCCTGGCTATCCCTCCTTTTTTCATCTTCCTGTTTACATTGGTACCCTATGTACCCGTGAAAAACATCGAGCCAACACTCTATGACCTGGCCCAGGACCTTACGCCCAACTACAATACCTATATGATCGTGCGGGAAATGATCCACGATTTCCTGTATACACACCGAAACGGGTTATTGTCTGTCGCCTTTCTGATGGGCTTCTTCTATTCCTCTAATGGGGTGATGGGTATACTGCGCTCTTTCAGCAAAATAGAAGGCGCCGGTTTTCGTAAAAGGAAATGGTGGCAGAACCGTCTCATTGCGCTGGAACTGACAGCCATCCTGGTACTGTTGCTGCTTATCACAGTAGCATTGGTGATTGCCCAGGGCGCTACCCTACGCTGGTTGTTTACCCTCATCGGTATAAAAAGTGAGCTCCTCCGGAATGTGATTGATATAGCCCGCTGGATCCTGATCATCATGCTCTTCTTTTCCATCAATTCTGTGCTATACAGGATTGGCGCCGCTACCACAAAAAAATGGAAATTTGTTACAGCAGGTGCTGCAGTGGCTACTATCTGCATGATCCTCGTCACCCTGGGCTTCTCTTACTTTGTTAATAATTTTGGCAACTACAATAAGATCTACGGTTCCATTGGTACTATCCTGATCCTCATGTTATGGGTCTTTTTCAACTCCTATATTCTGCTGATCGGCTTTGAACTCAATGCCAGTATCCGCGCCCTCAGCGATGCAAGACAGGAACGGGAAAAAGAAGCCGTTCTTCACCCGGAAGATCTGTCATAA
- a CDS encoding sigma-54 dependent transcriptional regulator — protein sequence MDIQAIKNRFGIIGNSPALNYALQVAVQVANTDLTVLINGESGVGKEVFSQIIHTLSARKHNPFIAVNCGAIPEGTIDSELFGHEKGSFTGAVDSRKGYFETVNGGTIFLDEIGEMPLGTQARLLRVLETGEYIRVGSSKVQKTDVRVVAATNRDLLERTQHGKFREDLYYRLNTVPIRVPALRDRKEDIPLLFRKFSVDFSEKYKTPSIQLEEEARNVLVNYPWRGNIRELKNIAEQISVLSTDKLVTVHDLKRFLPEQPEMNRLPMLAAPQQSHGGDFSSERDILYKLFFDMKKDVTEVKKMFFDILQNPNMTHPTDYHPENHVLHNYQSNNNNEMNVQPTNINSAQPIILQDNKIDHHEEVEETLSIADKEKELIVKALKKHKGKRKDAALDLGISERTLYRKLKEYNIAE from the coding sequence ATGGACATACAGGCTATCAAAAACAGGTTTGGCATTATTGGAAATAGTCCCGCACTGAACTATGCATTGCAGGTGGCCGTACAAGTGGCCAATACAGACCTGACGGTGCTGATCAACGGTGAAAGTGGTGTAGGTAAAGAAGTTTTTTCGCAGATCATTCACACACTGAGTGCACGCAAACATAATCCCTTTATTGCTGTCAACTGCGGCGCCATACCGGAAGGAACGATTGATTCGGAACTCTTCGGCCATGAAAAAGGGTCCTTTACCGGCGCTGTAGACAGCCGCAAAGGTTATTTCGAAACGGTCAACGGCGGTACCATCTTCCTCGATGAAATCGGTGAAATGCCCCTTGGCACACAAGCCCGCCTGCTGCGCGTACTGGAAACCGGTGAATACATCCGCGTAGGCTCTTCCAAAGTACAGAAAACCGACGTCCGCGTGGTAGCCGCTACCAACCGCGATCTGCTGGAACGTACCCAGCACGGCAAATTCAGGGAAGATCTCTACTACCGGCTCAATACCGTTCCTATCCGTGTTCCCGCACTGCGCGACCGCAAAGAAGATATTCCTTTACTGTTCCGTAAATTTTCGGTCGATTTCTCCGAAAAATATAAAACACCTTCTATACAACTGGAAGAAGAAGCCCGCAATGTGCTCGTAAATTATCCCTGGCGGGGTAACATACGCGAACTGAAAAATATAGCAGAGCAAATTTCCGTTTTATCAACAGACAAACTGGTCACCGTCCATGATCTCAAACGGTTCCTGCCCGAACAACCGGAAATGAACCGTCTGCCCATGCTGGCGGCGCCGCAACAATCCCATGGTGGCGACTTTTCCAGTGAAAGGGATATCCTGTACAAGTTGTTCTTTGATATGAAGAAAGATGTGACAGAGGTGAAGAAAATGTTCTTCGACATTTTACAGAACCCGAATATGACGCATCCTACGGACTATCATCCGGAAAATCATGTGCTGCACAATTATCAGTCTAATAATAATAACGAGATGAATGTGCAGCCAACCAACATAAACAGTGCACAGCCGATCATCCTGCAGGATAATAAAATTGATCATCATGAAGAAGTGGAAGAAACGCTGTCCATTGCTGATAAAGAAAAAGAACTGATCGTAAAAGCCCTGAAGAAACATAAAGGCAAACGGAAAGATGCAGCCCTTGACCTGGGCATTTCTGAAAGAACGCTTTACCGCAAACTGAAAGAATATAACATCGCTGAATAA
- a CDS encoding (Fe-S)-binding protein, with the protein MHIKTMAEYAASGETPEVLFWVGCAGSFDQRAQKITKAFATILEKVGVQFAVLGKEESCTGDPARRAGNEFIFQMMAQNNIQVLNMYGVQKIVTACPHCFNTLKNEYPALGGNYDVVHHTTFLQSLIDEGKIKMKEGGAFKGKKITYHDSCYLGRANNIYEAPRKVLETLDAELVEMKRCRSNGLCCGAGGAQMFKEEEKGNTRINAERGREAVATGASIIASNCPFCMTMLTDGVKETGKEEEVKVLDIAELIVAGMDTV; encoded by the coding sequence ATGCATATAAAGACAATGGCAGAATATGCCGCAAGCGGAGAAACCCCTGAAGTACTGTTTTGGGTAGGTTGCGCAGGAAGTTTTGATCAACGTGCGCAAAAGATCACGAAAGCATTTGCTACCATCCTGGAAAAGGTGGGTGTTCAGTTTGCGGTGCTGGGAAAGGAAGAAAGTTGTACCGGCGATCCGGCCAGGAGAGCGGGCAATGAATTTATTTTCCAGATGATGGCGCAGAACAATATACAGGTACTGAACATGTATGGCGTACAAAAAATTGTAACGGCCTGTCCGCATTGTTTTAATACACTCAAAAATGAATACCCTGCACTGGGAGGCAACTACGACGTAGTACACCACACTACATTTTTACAATCGCTCATTGATGAGGGCAAAATAAAAATGAAGGAAGGCGGTGCATTCAAAGGTAAAAAGATCACTTATCACGATTCCTGTTACCTGGGTCGTGCCAACAATATTTACGAGGCTCCCCGCAAAGTGCTGGAAACGCTGGATGCGGAACTGGTAGAAATGAAACGTTGCCGTAGCAATGGTTTGTGTTGTGGCGCCGGCGGAGCACAGATGTTTAAGGAAGAAGAAAAAGGCAATACCCGCATCAATGCAGAGCGAGGCCGTGAAGCAGTAGCTACCGGCGCGTCCATCATTGCGTCCAACTGCCCTTTCTGTATGACCATGTTAACCGATGGTGTAAAGGAAACAGGCAAAGAAGAAGAAGTGAAAGTGCTGGATATTGCGGAATTGATCGTAGCCGGCATGGATACGGTTTAA
- the mltG gene encoding endolytic transglycosylase MltG, translating to MAKKKKPTSIWLKRSLVIAACLAAGALVYISYRVFGPNTKAFGDSRYFYVRTGSTYANVLDGLEDQGIVRNRASFNWVAKELKYPSRVKAGRYKITNGMSNFDIVKLLRSGKQVPVVLVINKLRTKEDLVKKVSNNLEADSNALRALMKDQVYLRQFGLDTNTVMCAVVPNTYEFYWNTSAETVFKKLEKEREEFWTADRKERAKALGLSTESVTVLASIIDEESNKADEKPLIASVYLNRYRKGMRLQADPTVKFALQDFGLKRILKVHTQFDSPYNTYRYDGLPPGPICTPSIKTLNAVLDSPETDYLYFCARSDFSGYHAFAATYAEHLINARKYQAELNKRGY from the coding sequence ATGGCAAAAAAAAAGAAACCTACCTCCATCTGGCTCAAACGATCACTCGTAATAGCAGCTTGCCTGGCTGCCGGCGCCCTGGTATACATTTCTTACCGGGTATTTGGTCCAAATACAAAAGCATTTGGTGACTCCCGCTATTTTTATGTACGTACCGGCAGCACGTATGCCAATGTACTTGATGGACTGGAAGATCAGGGCATCGTCCGCAACCGCGCCAGCTTTAACTGGGTGGCCAAAGAACTGAAGTATCCTTCCCGCGTAAAAGCCGGCCGCTATAAAATAACCAACGGCATGAGCAACTTCGATATCGTGAAGCTGCTGCGCTCCGGCAAACAGGTACCTGTTGTACTGGTGATCAACAAACTACGCACGAAAGAAGATCTCGTAAAGAAAGTATCCAATAACCTGGAAGCAGATTCCAACGCCCTGCGCGCACTCATGAAGGACCAGGTATACCTGCGGCAGTTCGGGCTGGACACCAACACTGTTATGTGTGCGGTAGTGCCAAACACCTACGAATTTTACTGGAATACCAGCGCGGAAACTGTCTTCAAAAAACTGGAAAAAGAAAGAGAAGAATTCTGGACAGCAGACCGCAAAGAACGTGCAAAGGCCCTGGGACTTTCCACTGAATCAGTAACCGTACTCGCTTCTATCATAGACGAAGAATCCAACAAAGCAGATGAAAAACCGCTGATTGCCAGCGTGTATCTCAATCGCTACCGTAAAGGCATGCGCCTGCAGGCCGATCCTACTGTAAAATTTGCTTTGCAGGACTTCGGTCTTAAAAGAATCCTTAAAGTGCATACGCAGTTTGATTCTCCGTATAACACTTACCGTTATGACGGTCTTCCACCCGGCCCTATCTGTACGCCATCTATAAAAACACTGAATGCTGTGCTGGATTCCCCTGAAACAGACTATCTTTATTTTTGCGCGAGGTCCGATTTCTCCGGCTACCACGCATTTGCAGCTACATATGCGGAACACCTGATCAACGCAAGAAAATACCAGGCAGAACTCAATAAAAGAGGATATTAA